In Gordonia iterans, the following proteins share a genomic window:
- the trhO gene encoding oxygen-dependent tRNA uridine(34) hydroxylase TrhO produces MATPKIVLFYVFTPLPDPDAIRLWQSAVCESLGLRGRIIVSSHGINATVGGDLPDVKRYVRATRGYPAFRNADVKWSEGAGDDFPRLSVKVRPEIVSFGAPDSLVVTADGLVGGGARLSPEGVHRLVEECGDEVVFLDGRNAIEAEIGRFAGAVIPPVSTTRDFVPLIESGALDHLKERPVVTYCTGGVRCEVLSVLLRNRGFSEVYQLDGGIVRYGERFGDDGLWEGSLYVFDKRMSVDFSDRARVIGRCRECDAPTNRVVNHPDRLGRELAVLCTDCREES; encoded by the coding sequence GTGGCCACTCCCAAGATCGTGCTGTTCTATGTGTTCACGCCGCTGCCGGATCCCGATGCGATCCGCCTCTGGCAGTCCGCGGTCTGTGAGTCGCTGGGGCTGCGCGGCAGGATCATCGTGTCATCCCACGGCATCAACGCGACAGTCGGCGGCGACCTGCCTGACGTCAAACGATATGTGCGCGCCACGCGCGGCTATCCGGCTTTCCGGAATGCGGACGTCAAATGGTCGGAGGGGGCCGGTGACGATTTCCCGCGGCTGAGCGTCAAAGTACGCCCGGAGATCGTCTCCTTCGGCGCCCCGGACTCGTTGGTCGTGACGGCGGACGGTCTGGTGGGCGGCGGGGCCCGGCTCTCGCCCGAGGGGGTGCACCGTCTGGTGGAGGAGTGCGGTGACGAGGTGGTGTTTCTCGACGGCCGGAATGCGATAGAAGCGGAGATCGGCCGATTTGCAGGCGCGGTGATTCCCCCGGTGTCCACCACTCGTGACTTCGTTCCGCTGATCGAATCCGGGGCCCTCGATCACCTGAAAGAACGTCCGGTGGTGACGTACTGCACGGGCGGGGTCCGTTGCGAGGTGCTGAGCGTGCTGCTGCGCAATCGGGGATTCTCGGAGGTCTATCAGCTCGACGGCGGGATCGTCCGTTATGGAGAGCGGTTCGGCGACGACGGTCTTTGGGAGGGCTCGCTGTATGTGTTCGACAAACGGATGTCGGTGGACTTCTCCGATCGTGCCCGGGTGATCGGTCGCTGCCGCGAATGCGATGCGCCGACCAACCGGGTGGTGAACCATCCGGACCGGCTGGGTCGTGAACTCGCGGTGCTCTGCACGGACTGCCGGGAGGAATCGTAA
- a CDS encoding histone-like nucleoid-structuring protein Lsr2, whose product MAKRTKIQIVDDIDGAELDEYETVRWSLDGKNYEFDTSPEHAAEFRDAVATYVAASRTVGRTGGRRAAAPKTDTRAIRAWANANGFTVSDRGRIPAEIIAAYEAAN is encoded by the coding sequence ATGGCGAAACGCACCAAGATCCAGATCGTCGACGACATCGACGGAGCCGAACTCGACGAGTACGAAACCGTACGGTGGAGCTTGGACGGGAAGAACTACGAATTCGACACCTCACCCGAGCACGCCGCCGAGTTCCGCGACGCCGTCGCCACCTACGTCGCCGCCTCGCGCACGGTGGGTCGCACCGGCGGCCGCCGTGCCGCCGCCCCGAAGACCGACACCCGGGCCATCCGCGCCTGGGCCAACGCCAACGGTTTCACCGTGAGCGACCGCGGCCGCATCCCGGCCGAGATCATCGCCGCCTACGAAGCCGCGAACTGA